One Cyclopterus lumpus isolate fCycLum1 chromosome 7, fCycLum1.pri, whole genome shotgun sequence DNA window includes the following coding sequences:
- the her9 gene encoding hairy-related 9 isoform X2 produces MPADTMEKQTASPIAGAPANGTHTPDKPKNASEHRKSSKPIMEKRRRARINESLGQLKTLILDALKKDSSRHSKLEKADILEMTVKHLRNLQRVQMSALSADATVLSKYRAGFNECMNEVTRFLSTSEGVNTEVRSRLLNHLSSCMGQMMSINYPQQAASQQAHLAQPLHVQLPSTLPLNAAAMCSKLGPGEALSPKVFGGFQLVPATDGQFAFLIPNPAFASATAPVIPLYANAGVPITVNASPVHGGSASTAASPVHGMTSFSGGSQAVSPVGVSAGSEGNEPVWRPW; encoded by the exons ATGCCAGCTGACACTATGGAAAAGCAGACGGCATCCCCTATTGCCGGTGCCCCTGCAAACGGAACACACACACCGGACAAGCCGAAAAATGCCAGCGAGCATAGAAAA TCATCCAAACCCATCATGGAAAAACGACGGAGAGCGAGAATAAACGAAAGCCTTGGGCAGCTCAAGACTCTCATCCTGGACGCACTTAAAAAAGAT AGCTCCAGACACTCCAAGTTGGAGAAAGCAGATATCCTGGAAATGACAGTGAAGCACTTGAGGAACCTGCAGCGTGTACAGATGAGCG CTCTCTCAGCAGATGCCACCGTCTTGAGCAAATACAGAGCCGGATTCAACGAGTGCATGAACGAGGTCACGCGCTTCCTGTCCACCTCAGAGGGGGTGAACACGGAGGTGAGGTCGAGGCTCCTCAACCACCTGTCCAGCTGCATGGGCCAGATGATGTCCATAAACTACCCGCAGCAGGCCGCGTCCCAGCAGGCACACCTGGCTCAACCGCTCCATGTGCAGCTCCCATCCACGCTTCCCCTCAACGCTGCTGCTATGTGCTCCAAACTCGGTCCCGGCGAGGCCCTCTCCCCCAAAGTCTTTGGTGGGTTTCAGCTTGTGCCCGCAACTGATGGACAGTTTGCGTTTTTGATCCCGAACCCGGCCTTCGCCTCCGCCACAGCGCCCGTCATCCCCCTTTACGCAAACGCAGGAGTGCCAATTACGGTCAACGCCAGCCCGGTGCACGGAGGCTCGGCATCGACTGCAGCTTCACCAGTCCACGGAATGACGTCTTTCTCCGGGGGGTCCCAGGCGGTCAGTCCGGTCGGAGTGAGCGCCGGCTCGGAGGGCAACGAGCCTGTGTGGAGGCCATGGTAG
- the her9 gene encoding hairy-related 9 isoform X1 — protein sequence MPADTMEKQTASPIAGAPANGTHTPDKPKNASEHRKSSKPIMEKRRRARINESLGQLKTLILDALKKDSSRHSKLEKADILEMTVKHLRNLQRVQMSAALSADATVLSKYRAGFNECMNEVTRFLSTSEGVNTEVRSRLLNHLSSCMGQMMSINYPQQAASQQAHLAQPLHVQLPSTLPLNAAAMCSKLGPGEALSPKVFGGFQLVPATDGQFAFLIPNPAFASATAPVIPLYANAGVPITVNASPVHGGSASTAASPVHGMTSFSGGSQAVSPVGVSAGSEGNEPVWRPW from the exons ATGCCAGCTGACACTATGGAAAAGCAGACGGCATCCCCTATTGCCGGTGCCCCTGCAAACGGAACACACACACCGGACAAGCCGAAAAATGCCAGCGAGCATAGAAAA TCATCCAAACCCATCATGGAAAAACGACGGAGAGCGAGAATAAACGAAAGCCTTGGGCAGCTCAAGACTCTCATCCTGGACGCACTTAAAAAAGAT AGCTCCAGACACTCCAAGTTGGAGAAAGCAGATATCCTGGAAATGACAGTGAAGCACTTGAGGAACCTGCAGCGTGTACAGATGAGCG cagCTCTCTCAGCAGATGCCACCGTCTTGAGCAAATACAGAGCCGGATTCAACGAGTGCATGAACGAGGTCACGCGCTTCCTGTCCACCTCAGAGGGGGTGAACACGGAGGTGAGGTCGAGGCTCCTCAACCACCTGTCCAGCTGCATGGGCCAGATGATGTCCATAAACTACCCGCAGCAGGCCGCGTCCCAGCAGGCACACCTGGCTCAACCGCTCCATGTGCAGCTCCCATCCACGCTTCCCCTCAACGCTGCTGCTATGTGCTCCAAACTCGGTCCCGGCGAGGCCCTCTCCCCCAAAGTCTTTGGTGGGTTTCAGCTTGTGCCCGCAACTGATGGACAGTTTGCGTTTTTGATCCCGAACCCGGCCTTCGCCTCCGCCACAGCGCCCGTCATCCCCCTTTACGCAAACGCAGGAGTGCCAATTACGGTCAACGCCAGCCCGGTGCACGGAGGCTCGGCATCGACTGCAGCTTCACCAGTCCACGGAATGACGTCTTTCTCCGGGGGGTCCCAGGCGGTCAGTCCGGTCGGAGTGAGCGCCGGCTCGGAGGGCAACGAGCCTGTGTGGAGGCCATGGTAG